The Candidatus Koribacter versatilis Ellin345 genome has a segment encoding these proteins:
- a CDS encoding efflux RND transporter periplasmic adaptor subunit gives MSLEPERSIRLAREIQPFRKAALTRLGFGAAIPTLLLVLTLGCDKKEEAVAPPPPDVQVTGVVQQDVPLYGEWVATLDGFVNAQIAPQVSGYLMKQNYREGSVVKKGDVLFEIDPRPFEAALDQAKGNFAETQAKLGKTELDVKRDTPLAAQSAIPQAQLDNDIQANEAAKAMIVASQAQVQQAELNVGFTKVRSLVDGIAGLAKGQIGDLVGPTTILTTVSQVSPIKAYVSISEQEYLRAAQRISMVSSGQLSLDKMPRNLELILSDGTTYKYKGYFVVADRQVDLKTGTIRLAAAFDNPEGILRPGQFARLRVETRVAKDALLVPQRAVVETQGSYSVVVVGSDSKASIRPVKTGERVGELWIITEGLKPGEQVIVEGMQKAKEGSPVKAVQAQAEPTKAQGD, from the coding sequence ATGTCACTCGAACCTGAGCGTTCCATTCGTCTCGCTCGCGAAATTCAACCATTCAGAAAAGCCGCACTCACGCGGCTGGGCTTCGGTGCGGCAATCCCGACTCTATTGCTGGTGCTCACTCTCGGGTGCGACAAGAAAGAGGAGGCAGTTGCTCCGCCTCCACCCGACGTGCAAGTGACCGGCGTCGTGCAGCAGGACGTGCCCCTGTATGGCGAGTGGGTCGCCACCCTCGATGGTTTTGTGAACGCACAGATCGCGCCACAAGTCAGCGGCTACCTGATGAAACAGAACTACCGAGAGGGTTCGGTGGTGAAAAAAGGCGACGTGCTCTTCGAGATCGACCCACGGCCCTTTGAAGCCGCGCTCGACCAGGCAAAGGGCAATTTCGCCGAAACCCAAGCCAAGCTCGGCAAGACTGAGCTCGACGTAAAGCGCGACACGCCACTGGCGGCGCAGAGCGCGATTCCGCAAGCGCAACTCGACAACGACATTCAAGCGAACGAAGCCGCGAAAGCCATGATCGTGGCGTCGCAAGCACAAGTGCAGCAAGCGGAGTTGAACGTCGGCTTCACCAAAGTCCGCTCGCTGGTGGACGGAATCGCCGGACTCGCAAAAGGACAGATTGGCGACCTCGTCGGCCCGACAACGATCCTCACCACCGTTTCGCAAGTTTCGCCGATCAAGGCTTACGTCTCGATCAGTGAGCAGGAATACCTTCGCGCCGCGCAAAGAATCAGCATGGTGTCTTCCGGACAACTCAGCCTCGACAAGATGCCGAGGAACCTCGAACTGATCCTCTCCGATGGCACGACCTACAAATACAAGGGCTACTTCGTGGTTGCCGATCGCCAGGTTGATCTCAAGACCGGCACGATTCGTCTCGCCGCTGCTTTCGACAATCCAGAAGGCATCCTTCGGCCAGGACAATTCGCGCGCCTACGCGTTGAAACCCGTGTTGCGAAGGACGCGCTCCTCGTCCCGCAGCGCGCGGTCGTCGAGACCCAGGGCTCGTACAGCGTCGTCGTTGTCGGTTCCGACAGCAAGGCAAGCATTCGCCCGGTAAAGACCGGCGAGCGCGTCGGCGAGTTGTGGATCATCACCGAGGGCCTCAAGCCAGGCGAACAGGTCATCGTCGAAGGCATGCAGAAAGCGAAGGAAGGCAGCCCGGTCAAAGCGGTACAGGCGCAAGCGGAACCCACCAAGGCCCAAGGAGACTAA